Proteins encoded within one genomic window of Prochlorococcus marinus str. MIT 9515:
- a CDS encoding histidine phosphatase family protein: MSVRLVLVRHGLSSFNEKGLIQGRTDESYLTDKGYEQALKSGEALSDINFNKIYSSPLSRAAETAKTIKKNLKGENNIIYDENLLEVDLSKWSGLTINEIKNKYPEKYLLWKTDPENLKLDGNDNLPYQPIQELYSQANEFIKNILNIYLEKNEVNILVVGHNAILRCLILSLIGRPQKGFRKLKLDNASFSILNILKFRNSFKTQIECLNQTSHLNKKIPDQIGDSRIFLVRHGETNWNKEGRFQGQINIPLNDNGKDQAKKASTYLKEVNFNKAFSSSMDRPYETAQIILQNKSDIEIKKIKKLVEISHGLWEGKLENEIKEQWPELLKSWHEKPEEVTMPKGESIREVSERSIKAWEEICLNQKKYDLTLLVAHDAVNKTLICNLLGIDYSNIWMIKQGNGGITIIDLFNDPQKDHVISALNITTHLGGILDSTASGAL; the protein is encoded by the coding sequence ATGAGCGTTAGACTAGTTTTAGTTAGGCATGGACTTAGCAGTTTTAATGAAAAGGGATTAATCCAAGGTAGGACAGATGAATCATATTTAACCGATAAAGGTTATGAACAGGCATTGAAGTCGGGGGAGGCATTATCAGATATCAATTTCAACAAGATCTATTCATCTCCACTTTCAAGAGCAGCAGAGACAGCAAAAACAATTAAAAAAAACTTAAAAGGAGAAAATAATATAATATACGACGAAAATTTACTAGAGGTAGATCTTAGTAAATGGTCTGGTTTAACTATTAATGAAATAAAAAACAAATATCCAGAAAAATATCTTCTTTGGAAAACTGATCCTGAAAATTTAAAATTAGATGGTAATGATAATTTGCCGTATCAACCGATCCAAGAATTATATTCTCAGGCAAATGAATTCATCAAGAATATTTTAAATATCTATTTAGAAAAAAATGAAGTTAACATTTTAGTTGTTGGCCACAATGCAATTCTTAGATGTTTAATTCTCTCATTAATTGGTAGACCTCAAAAAGGTTTTAGAAAATTAAAATTGGATAATGCCTCTTTTTCAATCCTCAACATTTTAAAGTTTAGAAATTCATTTAAAACACAAATTGAGTGTCTTAATCAGACATCTCATCTAAATAAGAAAATACCTGATCAGATTGGCGACTCTAGAATATTCCTAGTAAGACATGGCGAAACTAACTGGAACAAAGAAGGCAGATTTCAGGGGCAAATTAATATCCCATTAAACGATAATGGGAAAGATCAGGCGAAAAAAGCTTCTACTTACTTAAAGGAAGTAAACTTTAACAAAGCTTTTTCAAGTTCAATGGATAGGCCATATGAAACAGCACAGATAATTCTTCAAAACAAATCAGATATAGAAATTAAAAAAATTAAAAAATTAGTAGAGATAAGTCATGGTTTATGGGAAGGCAAGTTAGAAAATGAAATTAAAGAACAATGGCCAGAATTACTTAAAAGTTGGCATGAAAAACCTGAAGAGGTAACAATGCCTAAAGGTGAGTCTATTAGAGAAGTATCTGAGAGATCTATTAAGGCTTGGGAAGAAATTTGTCTTAATCAAAAAAAATATGACTTAACATTATTAGTGGCACATGATGCAGTCAACAAAACTCTGATTTGTAATTTATTAGGCATTGATTATTCCAACATATGGATGATAAAACAAGGTAATGGAGGTATAACTATTATTGATCTTTTTAATGATCCCCAAAAAGATCATGTTATAAGTGCTCTAAACATCACTACACATCTTGGAGGGATATTAGATTCCACAGCATCTGGCGCTCTTTAA
- a CDS encoding CPBP family intramembrane glutamic endopeptidase, which produces MNKNTSKTKIFLVFISLIITFLVWQQGLRDSLSRPSVGFDIGQKEKEITELALPAIPDEFRKILVVNDPIEEIKTSLSEISFSELTERNKLIWIISLSDNEIKDNDEYLNSFDNKKYKLVVKDLRKSNIDSSYKPDDDLLDLFKEDRFLYHLLSKRFDFNESQLITNALSKKMFLKIIVIRLVPILTIVLGSILVLRTSWSLLVSRKIEWGEFKPLDLDLLDMILLISGGFVVLGEVISPLFSITLVELFSSNLSIELIQSLKIFFGYLFMAIPPLLIIYYQIKSFDNKFIFKKDYFQFKFLPIKESIFQGFKGFLMIIPFVLLVSLIMNLLIENQNGSNPLLEIVLNNNNYFSFFLLFLTTTFLAPLFEEVIFRGVLLPILSREFGIILGITISAFIFALAHLSIGEMPPLFTLGLGLGITRMISGRLSSSIVMHSLWNGMTFLNLLLLRT; this is translated from the coding sequence ATGAATAAAAATACCTCAAAGACAAAAATATTTTTGGTTTTTATTTCCTTAATAATAACATTTCTTGTCTGGCAACAAGGACTTCGCGATAGTCTTAGCAGACCTTCCGTTGGATTTGATATAGGTCAAAAAGAAAAAGAAATTACAGAATTAGCTTTGCCTGCAATACCTGATGAATTTAGAAAAATTCTTGTTGTCAATGATCCAATTGAAGAGATTAAAACTTCTCTTTCTGAGATTTCTTTTAGTGAATTAACAGAGAGGAATAAATTAATTTGGATAATTTCTTTAAGTGACAATGAGATAAAAGATAATGATGAATACCTCAATAGCTTTGACAATAAAAAATATAAATTGGTAGTAAAAGATTTACGGAAAAGTAATATTGATAGTTCATATAAACCTGACGATGATTTACTAGATTTGTTCAAAGAGGATAGATTTCTATACCACTTGCTAAGTAAAAGATTTGATTTTAATGAGAGTCAATTGATAACAAATGCGCTTTCTAAAAAAATGTTTTTAAAAATCATAGTTATTAGATTAGTACCTATATTAACAATAGTTTTGGGTTCAATACTAGTCCTAAGAACATCATGGAGTCTTCTAGTCTCAAGAAAAATTGAATGGGGAGAATTCAAACCTCTAGATTTAGATTTGTTGGATATGATTTTGTTGATATCAGGAGGATTTGTTGTTCTGGGAGAAGTGATTTCCCCTTTGTTTTCTATAACTTTAGTTGAATTGTTCTCCTCTAATCTATCAATTGAGTTAATACAATCATTAAAAATATTTTTTGGATATCTTTTTATGGCAATTCCTCCTCTTTTAATTATTTATTATCAAATAAAGTCTTTCGATAATAAATTTATTTTTAAAAAAGATTATTTTCAATTTAAATTTTTACCCATTAAAGAATCGATATTTCAGGGATTCAAGGGTTTTTTAATGATAATACCTTTTGTTTTGTTGGTATCATTAATTATGAATCTTTTAATTGAGAATCAAAATGGGAGTAATCCGTTGCTTGAAATCGTTTTAAATAATAATAATTATTTTTCTTTTTTCCTTTTGTTTTTAACAACTACATTTTTAGCTCCGTTGTTTGAGGAGGTTATTTTTCGAGGAGTTTTGCTACCAATTTTATCAAGAGAATTTGGTATTATATTGGGTATTACGATTTCTGCTTTTATTTTTGCCTTGGCTCATTTGAGTATAGGTGAAATGCCACCATTGTTTACGTTAGGGTTGGGGTTGGGAATTACAAGAATGATTTCAGGAAGATTATCATCTTCTATAGTTATGCATTCTTTATGGAATGGAATGACTTTTTTGAATTTGTTACTATTGAGAACATAA
- a CDS encoding peptidoglycan D,D-transpeptidase FtsI family protein, with amino-acid sequence MKRNKKIVKLAPLKARRFKVTYIFCLTLIFGLFGRLVNLQVFSASDLQKKARLIQFTKTISLRSRRSIVDRNNRLIAYDKPLYKLWAHPKYFNFPGDPTQRLRSIEEVINILSPILNVKEEILLSKFDNKITGIELLDEITENQAKKIKSLHISGLDLVKYSQRYYPQSNLYSNLIGFVNHDNKGSAGLELHLDNQIKVFNKSNLLKKGGDGTPLPDNSGPRDFINDYQSLGLTIDSRLQKASFQALNKHVMKWKAKKGFAIVMNVNNGEILSLASIPSYDPNKYWEYNSEIFKGWYSQDLFEPGSTFKPINLALALEEKVIQKDGLVEDSGKVNVGGWTLSNWDKKGNGYIDYPKVLQVSSNVGMVKIMQNLPPKTYWDWLNKLGISKNIKTDLFESTAGHLKSKDIFVNQSIEPAVASFGKGFSISPLKLAQLHAVLANGGVEVIPHVTLNFKDNLKNKSQEEIFSNEVSRTVLEWMESVVDKGSGIGAKIEGYRIGGKTGTSQKAINGRYTSKKVCSFVATFPINNPRYVVLVVIDEPSKAYAYGSTVAVPVAKEIIESLIVIEKIPPQIEKNRLIVKKP; translated from the coding sequence ATGAAAAGAAATAAGAAAATTGTTAAACTCGCCCCTCTTAAAGCTCGAAGGTTTAAGGTCACGTATATATTTTGTTTGACATTAATTTTTGGACTTTTTGGCAGACTTGTAAATCTACAAGTTTTTAGTGCCTCTGACTTACAAAAAAAAGCTAGGTTAATTCAATTTACTAAAACTATTTCTCTAAGAAGTAGAAGATCAATAGTTGATAGGAATAATAGATTGATTGCTTATGATAAACCTCTTTATAAATTATGGGCTCATCCAAAATACTTTAACTTCCCTGGAGATCCTACTCAGAGGTTAAGAAGCATTGAAGAGGTAATTAATATATTGTCCCCAATTTTAAATGTAAAAGAAGAAATTCTCCTCTCAAAGTTTGATAATAAAATAACAGGGATAGAATTACTTGATGAAATAACAGAGAATCAAGCAAAAAAGATCAAAAGCCTTCATATAAGTGGTCTAGATCTAGTGAAATATTCTCAAAGATATTACCCTCAAAGTAATTTATATTCAAATCTCATTGGTTTTGTTAATCATGATAATAAGGGTTCAGCTGGTTTAGAACTGCACTTGGACAATCAAATTAAAGTATTTAATAAAAGTAATTTGCTAAAGAAAGGTGGAGACGGAACTCCTCTTCCAGATAATTCGGGTCCAAGAGATTTTATTAATGATTATCAGAGCTTAGGTTTAACAATAGATTCAAGATTGCAGAAAGCTTCATTTCAAGCTTTAAATAAACATGTAATGAAGTGGAAGGCAAAGAAAGGCTTCGCAATAGTTATGAATGTTAATAATGGTGAAATCCTATCGTTAGCGTCAATCCCATCTTATGATCCAAATAAATATTGGGAATATAATTCTGAAATCTTCAAAGGTTGGTATTCTCAAGATTTATTCGAACCTGGCTCGACTTTTAAACCTATAAATCTAGCTTTGGCATTAGAAGAAAAAGTAATTCAAAAAGATGGTTTAGTTGAAGATAGTGGGAAGGTTAATGTTGGAGGATGGACCCTTTCGAATTGGGATAAAAAGGGTAATGGATATATCGATTATCCAAAAGTTTTACAAGTTTCAAGTAATGTTGGGATGGTAAAAATAATGCAAAACTTACCGCCTAAAACCTATTGGGATTGGCTGAATAAATTAGGAATTAGTAAAAATATAAAGACAGATTTGTTTGAATCTACGGCAGGTCATTTAAAGTCAAAAGATATATTTGTTAATCAATCAATTGAGCCGGCAGTTGCTTCTTTTGGAAAGGGGTTTTCCATTTCGCCATTGAAATTAGCTCAACTTCATGCTGTCTTAGCTAATGGGGGGGTTGAAGTGATTCCTCATGTAACTTTAAATTTCAAAGATAATCTTAAAAATAAATCACAAGAAGAAATCTTCTCTAATGAGGTCTCTAGAACTGTTCTTGAATGGATGGAAAGTGTTGTTGATAAGGGTAGTGGAATTGGCGCAAAAATTGAGGGCTACAGAATTGGAGGGAAAACTGGAACCTCTCAGAAGGCGATTAATGGAAGATATACAAGTAAGAAGGTTTGTAGTTTTGTTGCTACTTTTCCTATAAATAATCCTAGGTATGTTGTACTTGTTGTCATTGATGAGCCATCTAAAGCCTACGCTTATGGCTCAACAGTTGCTGTTCCAGTTGCAAAAGAAATTATCGAAAGTCTAATTGTTATTGAAAAAATACCCCCGCAAATTGAAAAGAATAGATTAATTGTTAAAAAACCATGA
- the tal gene encoding transaldolase translates to MKSILEQLSSITTVVADTGDLDAIKKFQPRDATTNPSLILAAAKNPDYVKLIDQSLESSRKSLPNGVSESELIKEAIDQVSVFFGKEILNLISGRVSTEVDARLSFDTDATVKKARKLINHYKSFGIDKERILIKIASTWEGIKAAEILEKEGIRCNLTLLFNFCQAVACANAKITLISPFVGRILDWHKVKTGKDNFSGKEDPGVISVTKIYNYFKEKGFKTEVMGASFRNVDEIKELAGCDLLTIAPKFLDELSKEEGELIKKLDENIQSKSSIDYEFDEKDFRLSMLEDQMASEKLSEGITGFSKAIEELEELLLKRFSEINNQKLISAT, encoded by the coding sequence ATGAAATCAATTTTAGAACAATTGTCCTCTATTACTACTGTTGTTGCCGATACTGGAGATTTAGATGCGATTAAAAAGTTTCAACCCAGAGACGCTACTACTAATCCTTCCTTAATATTAGCTGCGGCTAAGAATCCTGATTATGTGAAATTAATTGATCAATCTTTAGAAAGTTCTAGAAAATCACTGCCTAATGGAGTCTCTGAAAGTGAATTAATAAAAGAGGCTATTGATCAGGTCTCAGTATTTTTTGGTAAGGAGATTCTTAATCTTATTTCAGGAAGAGTATCTACAGAAGTTGATGCAAGACTTAGTTTTGATACTGATGCCACAGTTAAAAAAGCAAGAAAGTTAATAAACCACTATAAAAGTTTTGGAATAGATAAAGAAAGAATTTTGATAAAGATCGCTTCAACTTGGGAAGGAATTAAAGCAGCTGAAATCTTGGAAAAGGAGGGTATTAGATGCAATTTAACTTTACTTTTTAACTTCTGCCAAGCTGTAGCCTGTGCGAATGCAAAAATCACCTTAATCTCCCCTTTTGTTGGAAGAATATTAGATTGGCATAAAGTAAAAACAGGCAAAGATAATTTCTCAGGGAAGGAAGATCCAGGTGTTATTTCAGTAACCAAAATCTACAATTACTTTAAAGAGAAAGGTTTTAAAACTGAAGTAATGGGTGCAAGTTTTAGAAATGTTGATGAAATAAAAGAATTAGCAGGGTGTGACCTTCTAACTATTGCGCCAAAGTTTTTAGATGAACTTAGTAAAGAAGAAGGGGAACTAATTAAAAAATTAGATGAAAATATTCAATCTAAGAGCTCAATTGACTATGAGTTTGATGAAAAAGACTTTAGATTAAGTATGTTAGAAGATCAAATGGCTAGTGAGAAGCTAAGTGAAGGAATAACAGGTTTCAGTAAAGCAATAGAAGAATTAGAAGAATTGTTACTTAAAAGATTTTCAGAAATTAATAATCAAAAATTAATTTCAGCAACTTAA
- a CDS encoding NAD(P)/FAD-dependent oxidoreductase: MKEFDAIIIGGGLSGSSTALNLSKKGYSVLIIEKEATGIIKPCAGGMASSMKQYLPLDIDQAIESKIRNVEFRWESSDNVNADLSGESPFWIIRREKLDQLLLDEALKNGIEILRPAQVEEIISQNKTWRIKCSHKDIYKSKYLVIADGSQSQWAGYFNLGPRKPKFANTIALRLKGLGNIPKDSVRFEFGFIKYGFAWAFPLKDSVNIGLGTFINNKLLEDEALNNKVLKSFGFEDLSFEKVHKKLRIWNGTHKLNGDRVVAVGDAASLCDPFLAEGIRPSLISSYFAAESIHQCLSSNKSDLNTYSIKINNEWGKSMAWGKRIAQIFYRFPKTGYQLGVKRKTAPKRIAQILSGQMSYEDIAKRVIKRLLTNSQG; encoded by the coding sequence TTGAAGGAATTTGACGCCATAATAATTGGAGGTGGTTTATCTGGATCTTCAACAGCTCTAAACCTATCAAAAAAAGGTTATTCAGTTTTAATTATAGAAAAGGAAGCAACAGGAATTATTAAGCCCTGCGCAGGAGGGATGGCATCTTCAATGAAACAATATCTCCCATTAGATATTGATCAAGCAATAGAATCCAAAATAAGGAATGTTGAATTCAGATGGGAATCATCTGATAATGTTAACGCTGACCTTTCTGGCGAATCACCTTTTTGGATAATTAGAAGAGAAAAATTAGATCAATTATTACTTGATGAAGCTCTAAAGAATGGCATTGAAATACTGAGACCAGCGCAGGTTGAAGAAATAATATCTCAAAATAAGACTTGGAGAATAAAATGCAGTCATAAAGATATTTATAAATCTAAATATCTTGTTATCGCTGACGGTTCACAATCACAATGGGCAGGCTATTTTAATCTGGGTCCAAGAAAACCAAAATTTGCCAACACTATTGCCTTAAGGTTAAAAGGTTTAGGAAATATTCCCAAAGATTCAGTTAGATTTGAGTTTGGTTTTATAAAATATGGGTTTGCGTGGGCATTCCCATTAAAAGATAGTGTCAATATTGGATTAGGCACTTTTATAAACAATAAGCTTTTAGAAGACGAAGCCCTGAATAATAAAGTATTAAAAAGTTTCGGATTTGAAGATTTATCTTTTGAAAAAGTTCATAAAAAACTAAGGATTTGGAATGGCACTCACAAACTCAATGGAGATAGAGTAGTTGCAGTGGGGGATGCTGCATCCCTTTGCGATCCATTTTTAGCAGAAGGGATAAGGCCTTCTTTAATTAGTAGTTATTTCGCTGCAGAAAGTATCCACCAATGTTTATCTAGTAATAAAAGTGATTTAAATACTTATTCAATAAAAATTAATAATGAATGGGGGAAATCTATGGCATGGGGCAAGAGAATTGCTCAAATCTTTTATAGGTTCCCAAAAACTGGGTATCAATTAGGAGTCAAACGAAAAACAGCTCCAAAAAGAATCGCTCAAATATTATCTGGTCAAATGAGTTATGAAGATATAGCTAAGAGAGTTATAAAGAGGCTATTAACAAATAGTCAAGGTTAA
- the frr gene encoding ribosome recycling factor: MKEQEIQSSMNKSVEATQRNFNTIRTGRANASLLDRISVEYYGAETPIKSLASIATVDSQTISIQPFDISCLQAIEKAISMSDLGITPNNDGKVIRINVPPLTEERRKEFCKLASKYAEEGKVALRNIRRDAVDKEKKDEKEGLISIDESRDNQLEIQKFTDKYISLIETKLSEKEKEILKV; encoded by the coding sequence ATGAAAGAACAAGAAATTCAATCAAGTATGAATAAAAGTGTTGAGGCCACTCAAAGAAACTTTAATACAATAAGGACTGGGAGAGCTAACGCTTCCTTACTAGACCGAATTAGTGTTGAATACTACGGAGCAGAAACTCCCATAAAATCGTTAGCCTCTATAGCTACTGTCGATTCACAAACAATTTCAATACAGCCATTTGATATTTCTTGCTTACAAGCTATAGAGAAAGCAATATCAATGAGTGACTTAGGGATCACCCCTAATAACGATGGAAAAGTAATAAGAATAAATGTCCCCCCTTTAACTGAAGAAAGAAGAAAAGAGTTTTGCAAGTTGGCTTCGAAATATGCAGAGGAAGGTAAAGTAGCCCTCAGAAATATAAGAAGAGATGCTGTTGATAAAGAAAAAAAAGATGAAAAGGAAGGTTTAATATCAATAGATGAATCAAGGGATAACCAATTAGAAATACAAAAATTTACTGACAAATATATTTCTTTAATAGAAACTAAACTATCTGAAAAAGAGAAAGAGATACTTAAAGTTTGA